Proteins encoded within one genomic window of Triticum aestivum cultivar Chinese Spring chromosome 2D, IWGSC CS RefSeq v2.1, whole genome shotgun sequence:
- the LOC123049819 gene encoding L-type lectin-domain containing receptor kinase VIII.2: MTTSSLRLHAPFLSLAILAFSLLVLSCGRCAAREVPGEGHLRTWDWHFIEGFVVCLIVSLLAVLLFCVCRRGKGGAVAAVEGSREWSRATAGPPKSDHYMSINASMVRSAQTTPDARPRSSDVSPDSRRLPPSPEKLLWMLLALPVPADERAPAATQHGWPPVQRPEKDAVIMDPFSPCSRASWARPKELDYERLQVATNDFHMKSRMRKPGCQWVVYKGTKFVADDGLPAVVVIKRFHEIISTEQRERMVDDLSRMTTLQHKNVVSLLGYSFGNGYFHLVYSYMPNRSLDKRLFREPRGTGLTWPLRYSMVNDVARALYHLHVTNVPHGSIKASNILLEQDFAARLHGHFGYQPDQSNTPRGSLEADMLQFGVLILQVVCGPQGRSQANTAPWACFIATVFNWVQQCKIATVNEEINLHGRGSPAELVDWVWTLHGESRLLEAVDPAARVDDFNFAQATKLLLIALSCTYPDPAARLTIYEVRMILSDQAPLPEVPPSKPT, translated from the exons ATGACAACGAGCAGTTTGCGGTTGCATGCGCCATTCCTTTCCCTGGCCATACTCGCCTTCTCACTGCTGGTACTTTCATGCGGGCGTTGTGCTGCCCGGGAAGTACCAGGAGAAGGCCACCTTCGGACATGGGACTGGCACTTCATCGAGGGGTTCGTCGTCTGCCTCATCGTTTCCCTACTGGCAGTCCTGCTCTTCTGCGTATGCCGTAGAGGAAAAGGCGGCGCCGTGGCGGCCGTCGAAGGCAGCCGGGAATGGTCACGGGCAACCGCCGGGCCACCCAAGTCCGACCACTACATGTCAATCAACGCAAGCATGGTGCGCAGTGCGCAGACGACCCCCGACGCGCGGCCCCGATCCTCCGACGTCTCTCCCGATTCCAGGCGCCTCCCGCCGTCGCCAGAGAAGCTGCTTTGGATGCTCCTCGCCTTGCCCGTGCCTGCCGACGAGCGTGCTCCTGCAGCCACCCAACACGGCTGGCCGCCCGTGCAGCGGCCGGAGAAGGATGCCGTGATTATGGATCCCTTCTCGCCCTGCTCACGGGCGTCCTGGGCGAGACCTAAGGAGCTTGACTACGAACGGCTTCAAGTAGCAACCAACGACTTCCACATGAAATCTCGGATGCGCAAGCCGGGTTGCCAGTGGGTGGTGTACAAAGGTACCAAATTTGTGGCCGACGACGGCTTGCCCGCTGTTGTGGTCATCAAGAGGTTCCACGAGATCATTAGCACGGAGCAGAGGGAGCGTATGGTGGACGATCTCAGCCGCATGACCACCCTACAACACAAGAACGTCGTAAGCCTACTCG GATACAGCTTCGGAAATGGTTATTTTCATCTGGTGTACAGCTACATGCCCAACCGCAGCTTGGACAAACGCCTCTTCCGCGAGCCCCGCGGGACAGGCTTGACCTGGCCGCTCCGCTACAGCATGGTCAACGACGTCGCCCGGGCGCTCTACCACCTGCACGTCACCAACGTTCCCCACGGGTCGATCAAGGCGTCCAACATCTTGCTCGAACAAGACTTCGCCGCCCGGCTCCACGGGCACTTTGGCTACCAACCCGACCAGAGCAACACGCCCCGCGGTTCACTGGAGGCGGACATGCTGCAATTCGGTGTGCTGATATTGCAGGTCGTATGTGGgccccaggggcggagccaggctAACACCGCGCCCTGGGCCTGCTTCATCGCTACAGTGTTCAACTGGGTTCAACAGTGCAAAATCGCTACAGTCAACGAAGAAATAAATCTTCACGGCCGGGGATCGCCGGCCGAACTGGTGGACTGGGTTTGGACGCTTCACGGGGAAAGTCGCCTGCTCGAGGCGGTCGACCCAGCAGCGCGGGTCGACGACTTCAACTTTGCTCAGGCGACCAAGCTTCTTCTCATCGCCCTCTCCTGCACATACCCGGACCCAGCGGCGCGGCTGACTATCTATGAGGTCCGCATGATCTTATCTGACCAAGCTCCACTGCCAGAGGTTCCTCCATCCAAACCCACCTGA